AATAAGTAAACAAGATACAGGAGCAGTAGGGTTATCAACAAGCTAGTTATCACGAGTCCAactttatccaagaataaaggCTATCATATTTATGATAGCATTTTGTGATGAGCTAGCAATGTGGCAAGAAAAGGGTGAAACACGCATTGCATAATATTCAATCAAGAATGAAGCTGCATAATCTTAGGTTCCTagcatttatattttcatgcacaACTTTTGCTTGCAATAAAACTGCAGCTTCTTGCTGCCATTCTAAGTTCTTGCCATCTGTTTTCTTCCTACTACAAGTAGCATCAAACACAACATAGAGCCACACATTATGTATTCAAAATGCtcctcattttctttttccttactGGCGTACATCACTTGTCCATGCAGGGATGTGAATCCAGCAAACTTTCCTATGAATAAAATAGGCTGTGGACGGTTTTCGCACCAAGAAATTGTCTCCTACAATTTTTCCCATACAATAGTGGTTAACCACAACCCacctatgctaagttgtacccTCTCATAGTATTTCGTGTAATCTGAATTGTCTGGGGAAAAAAATTCAGgccaaatttaatttggtccaTCCACCATAGAGTGCCTTATTTCACAAACCAATTAACAGCCTAACATCCCtaccagtgaacttgatatctGATACCTCATTGACAGAGTGACGCTCCAATGAAGAGTACTATCTCAAAGGAACAAGAATGGCCCCATCCCACTTCCCTATTTGTCCGATGATTGTTAATGAGTTGCCCTCCACACGTACTAGCTGATTCCCTCCTGAGACACCCACAACAAATGGAAACATGGCCTAGTTGATTCCCTCCCCAGACCCCAAAGTTTGACCACATTAACAGAGTTGACATTTGGGTAACAACACTTGGTCACCATTGTGCCATGTTTCTGCATCCACTATAACAAAAAAGTGCCTGTATATGACAGCATACATATACTTTGGAGGGTCAAGCACGCACAAGGGCTTACGTCAATGCTTGCATATTATCCAGTCATCTATCGGACATGAAAGAAGAAGAGTGACGAACTGCAGTTTGTCATCAACTTTTGTCTGCAAACATCTCCAGTAAGACCCCTTCTGAAAGTTTATGGCTCTTGAAATTATTTGGTTTCCAACAACCCCCTGCCTTCAGCATTCCCCTCTTTGTTGTTCAAACAAGGCCAGCTTCAAAAGCACATAAGGCCATCAGAACAAGGCTGATACACCATTGAATTGTATTCTTTGTGGCTTCACCAAAGTTCATTTTGATCAAAAGACTGTCAGGATGCTCTCAAGATTCACATCATTTTTTATGGAATCTTCAGTTAAATTAATTACCCCTCATGGTCTGTTTTCACATTCACTGTTCTGAATCCACTTTGCATCAGTTGGTTGACCTAGCATGGCTAACAGCCTTGCAATGCATATGAGTGTTTAATATCTTTATGTTGCCTTATTTTAGtcttttctttaatcatttgcATTGTCACTGTTCTTCATTATCTTTAATTTTCCTAAGTTCTCTCCAACACACAATCCAGTCAGAAAGTGCTCAAACTACAAACTCGACTGCTGCAGGGAGTTCAAATACCGTTGACTTGAAagtctataaaaaaaataacaaatgagACGGTCTACTTTAAGTAAGAAATTGCAAACTAAACAAAACAAAGCCAGCAAACACAATTTTATTGCTAAAAGAATAAAAGAGGAAGCAATAAGCAATGAAGGAAAGGCATATGCTAGAAAGGTCAAACAATACTGGATTTCCAGACTTACCTGAGGTGTATTATTAATTTTCCATTCGATCGAGTTTAGCTCAGTCATAGCAAACTCGGCCCCATGATGAGGACGCATCACCTAAATAGATAACCAGTCATCATTCATTAGCAAGTATGATGCACAATCACAAAAGAAATGTATTTggattaaaagaaaataaactttTCAAGGCAGTAAGAACATTAAATGAGGATAAATTCTTCTTAGCTCATGTACGCACATAACACAGCTTAAGATTCATTGAGAACATATACTTAGCAGTTGGCCTCAATAAAATACAGCTCAGTGGAATTGCACATAAAGCATaacatttttgaaaatttacAACTCATGGCTCACTAAAATCTAATAACATATGAACATTCTACATGCTAAATTTACAGGAAAGGAGAATGACCACTCTTTCAGATGTCCCATCCTAGGTAAACATCCTACTGTGATCATTAGGTCCAGGCAGGTGAGCAGCATCCTTCATGACTATAAGGCTGTAATGGTGACTCCAgaataggaaaaaaaagagtaacCTAGGTGCtgatgaagaagaaccaaacttTGGTCTTCCATTAGACTCAAGCTCTTCTTCGGAATGAAAAAACATAGCTAGTGTTGAAAGTAACTCTGAGTCATTCAATGCAATGTAAACAGGTGCGCATTCCTAGTTTGGGTCCAAGTTATGTTTCAGTGCGCTTTAGCTCTGTAAGAATAACGAAAGACCAATGCTTCTTTGTGTAAGATAGCATGCAAAGTAATTATGTGAATATAGAATAACTCACTCCAGCAAACACTCTACATTAAGCAAGAAAAAATGGTTTCTACTTGAGATTATGAACATATCAAAGAAACATAAGTCAAGATATAAATGGGAACGATAAACATAAGCTCTCTCAAATTGCATCATAAAGCTTCTTTCCATACCTTATGTTCCATTTCGCTGACTAGAAAAGGAGTAAGTAACAATTTTCTACAAATATAAGTTAGCAATAATAAACATTATATGTCAATCATACTTATGATAACAGCTTTTAATTAAGAAATTTTGCGCAATGATCAGCTCATCAGGTGCTCCCCTCTTACTCATGCTTCACATTGATACCTTCTAGTTTTACTATCACCAATTGCTACCAACGCTAATAGGAATGTGTTCCTCTTCATGTAGTGATTCTGTGATTGTATTAATTGAAGATTTATTCTTATTAGAACTATAGTGAATGTTTAAGTAAGGTGCTTCTGTTCGAGGTCAAACCCTTCAAGCATAGTCATGTGCCTATATTGTACCAAAACTATCCCCAGCCAACCTTAAACTCGTTATCCATCACCTTATGATTCAAGCAATGAGGTTCTTAAATTTATTCTGCTACAACAATGATCCTATTCAACATTCCATTTTATGTCGAAGCCCATAGAATGCTCCACCTTCATCCATTCTTTTACCCTGTATTTTCATGTATGCAACACTAGCCACCTTGGCATTAAATGGTTTTTCTTCAATGACACTAGCTAGCATTGCACAATATGTAACATGTCAGTAAGGGACCATCACAGTACAAGAATATGTAACCTAGCTTCATATGTATATGTCTGATTGACACACACTGACCTAGCACAATCCTTTTTCAGTTGCCACAAGCCCTGGCAAATGATTTGGCACGAGTAGCATGCCAGCCCATGACTGGCACAGGCATGGGAAATTGCACTTTAGTCCTTGCTTGCTTATATCAGTCACACAATGTTACAAGGTGTATCCCCCTCTTCTCTAGTTCCCATAAgacttattatttattttatttttgcaatttatatatgcatacattatgtatgtatgcatgcattatTGCAGAGATGAGACGATTCGTTTACATTTTCCATTGATCATGATAGACAGTATTATCCCGAAGTATCAACACATGCAGTGCAATCTtatatattcttcttcttcctcgcaAATTATAACATGACATGAATGTCTTTCTCCAAAAACACAACATTGACTGGTCCACTTGTCTAGTAGTCAAAATATGTATCTATACTCGTCTTGATGTGTATCGATTGCAATAAAGTGTCCCTGTGTTTGGTTTTTATGAGGTTGAAGCGTCAGGCGCTTTTGGACACCCTAACACTTGGGATGGCAAGGGTGACAAGTGTCTAGCTGGCACTCTTTCCCATTATAGGTCTATGAAAGTACAGGCATAaataactaaaagaaaaaaacaaaactctTGAAGAACACAGATTACCATAGGCCCTGCAACTTCATCAGCTTTCTCTTTTCCATATAGTTGTTCCACCAAAGCCAAAGAAAACTCGATAGCTGTTCCTGGTCCACGGCTTGTGGCTACACGTCCATCCACTTGCACCCTTGATTCTACCTTTATCGCTTCAGAAGGGAGCTTCTCCATAAATGAAGGATAACAAGTTGCCTGTCGGGAAAATATTTAGgccaaaaacaagaaagaaagaaatattgaACAACAACAAACATCATCACTAGACCAAATTCAGACAATGACAGGtgaaattagaacctaagaagcAGCCACAAATTTAGAAATACGTACAGAGGGCGACAGAAAATTGTTGAATTGTAAACTTAATCGTAATCGCAATCGCAATCACTAGTTGATTAAATCGTTGTGAGCTTCTTGAAATTTAATAAAACGTaaagattgaaaaaaaaggaaaagaacttcttattaaaattttatgttaataaataaaaattgaacAAAGGTCACTGATCAAGAATCTCACTTTTAAACCCTGGAGCAAACCCCATGATCCCAGTGCCACAGCCGGGGCGGCACAGATCGCGGCGTAAAGCCCTCCCTTTTCCGCTTGTTTCTTCACGATGCTCTGTAAGGCTCCACAATCCCTAAGAGTTGCCGAGCCTGGCATCCCTCCCTACATAAAATCCAAGAAAGTCAAGTCAGAGCCCCAGAAAAAGGATTCGGCAACCAAATCTTTCGAAGTAAGTCTCGCTAACTCACGGGAAGGGAGATGAGGTCGAAGGAAGAATCGGTGCAGTCCGACACGAGGGCGTCGGCCACGATCTTGATTCCCCAGCAGGCCTCGACGCGGAGGTCCTTCTCCGCCGATGCCACGGTGAcgtcggcgccggccctccggaGGACGTCGATGGTGATCACCGCTTCCATCGGCTCCGTCCCGTTGGCGATCGGGACCAGGACCTGGTCGGATTCCAGACAGGCGTCAGAGAAACGAGGAATCGAGGAGGGTTTTGAGGGAAATTAGAGGGGCGATGAGGAGAAGAGGCTACCTTCTTCGGGGAGGAGAAGCCATGGACGACGAGCTCGCGAAGCGCAGTGGGGAGAGAAGTGATCCCCGGATGCTTCGAGAGGAGATGTTTTTGAAGAGCGGAAGGGGGAGAGGGACGAGATGACGCGTGGCCATCCGAGCCAAGGTTTCTTGATGAGAGGAGCGGGGCTCGCGTCATGTATACGCGTGCCTAACCAGGGAGGGTTAGGGTGCTGCTGCTTGTGGTGCATTGGCACGTACCCGTTCTGCTTGTGACTCAATCCGCTAGTCATAAAAATACAAATATCTGGGGATGGTTCATGCAGTCTCCAGTCCACCGTTGCTTTGAGAGCTGTACTGATTGATGAATGGCGGAGTTAAGAAGGCAACGGTAGATTCGTACGAAGGACACGCGGAAGATACAGTCCGGCCCTATCCATCTTTCGGTGCGCCTCTAAACTGATCAGATCGAAACCCATCAGCTATTACTTTAATAtaacttatttttatttaaaaatatacattttaaagtaatttatataaataataaattcaaTAGGAATAGAAAGATGTGTCCTAAAAAACTATGACGTTGATCATGCATGAATGATTATATAAAATactatgctctctctctctctctatatatatatatataaatataataaatgcaACAATTGCCAACAATCCAAAAGGAGAGGATGAAATTTAGCATAGGCAATGAGCCAATGAATCAAAAGGCTATTGAATAATCTGTTCGAGAATCTCTTTTCGATTAAATATTAGTTGCCTGCAAATTATAAGTAGCATAACCCTTCCCATACGACACAAAATTCCGCGGCTTGACCAGTTATGTCATAAATCTTAATACTAGCTATATCTACAAAAGCACcactaatatttttaatataaagcCTACACCACCAAAAATAGAGGGTGATGGTTCCCAAGTAAGGTAAGAAATCAGAAAGGATACAGAAATTGCCTGAGAAGAGTCATAAGCAACCTTGAACTGAAATAGATAATATTTTGTCTGTTTGCCCTTTTGGAAAAGTTTGTATAATAAATAGTTGATTTCATCTCCTGTCTATAGAAATCATTAAGAGCCTTAGTTAGCCATAATGCTTGTAATGCAGCAGTATCAATAGGAGTAGTTTTTCAAAAATGTAAATAATAATGTCAGCCATGTACAATTATTGGACATAAAACTAATTTAAGCACCATGAAGAGATCAACAATAATTTTGGTTctcaaattttatttaaattttagtgACCGCATAATGGttctaaaattaatatataagaATTATAAACTTAGGaaaccaaataaaaaatataaatccctcacatattttttaaatatattacaaTCCGTACTTTGAGCTTCCATGTAGTCACTGCGTGACTGTAGAATCATTCAGCAGTCATTCTATCGAATCATGTGAAGTGAATACTTGACAATATTCTATGTTTTATATGTTTAATTTATAGTGACAAAATAATAGCTATATAGTCACCATATAGAAGCGTGAAATTAatcattaaataaaaattcatacGCTATCAACTTTACACTCATCATGTAATGACTCACTAGTTATTATATCGAAACATAATATTtaaatcttttatatatatatatataatgagaaAATGAATAACCTATAAATTTAAGACATTAAAATCTTCTCGACACTCTTCTTTCTTCTGGTATTGACCTTGAAGATTGGTCAAGGTCTTCAGAACTCGAGCTTAAAATGTGAAATTTTTTTGACATTGAGCTTCGCCCACGGAGTTGACGATACTCTACATGTGTAACATGTCCTTGTGAAACTCCCCCACAACTTGCTCCAACTCTGTCATTTCAATCCCTCGTATCGACTTTGGCCACCTCTACCTTGGTGACCTTTACCTTCGTGAAGCTCACTGCAACATAAGACTTGTTTCAACTTTTCCCTGCCCTTCTTCCCCACATTGGCGTTTGGCTTAGCCACCTCTTCATGCACATTGATAACTTCCGAAGCATGGTTCTTTTCCACGAGTAGGCGCTAATACCGACTATCAGAGGCTTGGTATTTCCTCAAACACACATGCAACAGTTAAAAGCTTCACTTGCACACGATCGTCTTTAAGTTAGCCCGCCACTCTAGTCTCTCAAGCTAGAATTCTCTGAAAGGGAGGAGAAAAGCATCCATCAAAGCAAAATCGAGCTTTGGGAGCACGAAGAGTAGTAATCTACTAGAAAACTCTTATAACTCTTTAATTGGGTGGTTTGATCAACGAGGCCTTCCCCTTATTCATATACGCTACTAGCTACAATGAATGGTTAAAATATGTCTGGCTCTTCTCATATGAGCCTAGAAAAATatattgtctttcttctgtagAATTTCACAAGCTTCAACCTTACTAGGTTCCTTTTAGTAGGGAAGTGATGCACCCAATGTTGCATGGGAGGCTCTCGAGCCATGACatgtggtagagagagaaagagagattaaGAGGATGAAGCCGGTAGATTTCTCATCTTGCTTTATGTAGCCAAAGAAttagaaaacagaaaaaattaaagaaCCTGGAAGACACTCCGtgtgcataaaaaaataaaaacaatctCTTTAGGTGTAATGCTTAACCTATTCAAGCAGTTTACTTGTTTAATTCATTGTAGGTCAGGTTGAGTTAACTGTTTAATAAAATGATCATATTCGGATCTAAATTTTTATCTATATAAGTAAATAGATCAAGTTCGGATTGATAAATTTTTGACCCATCATAAATCCAACCTGATTCGTATCTAGTTTGACCTGACCTGATTGCCATTTCTATAATCATGTGGCAACCATCCCAGGTCACAGAAACCAAAGCCTTTGTGgagatttttcagaaaaaatctACTTTACTATGTTCTTACATAcattaatacatatatttctttctacaataaaaaatattttagattttttgggTAATGTCAATTAAATTTTATAGCATGTGAATGCATAGGTTTATCTTTGGATGCACACGCAATCTAAATCAATATACGTACTATGTTGGTAGATATATATCCTGATACCCCTGATAcagttttatttattaaattaagattgaaattttattttttatatagtgATTATAGAACTATTTTATGATAACCACATGAatcatgaaaaataaaatttaataacaAGTCTTTCTATAgtttatttattatgatttaaATTCCAAATCTAATAACATGTTCTTCCATATAGTGATTATAGGACTATTAAGTGGTTGCTATATGTGATTATGAATGTGCATCAACTGCACCCCCTTGCACTCCTTACCCCTCCAATTAACTTCTGCATGTGTATTCATGACGTGAACCCGACTCGATTCTAACCATATAAATTATAAaagataaaattttatatttctatgTTGCGACTTATATGATCACTATTAAAgtacaagaaaataaaatttaacagtATATGCTTCTATAGTTTATTTGTTGTAATTTAAAATCCAAATTTTTTGTTTCTAGCTAGACTGCTATATAGTTTCGATGTGAAACATGGAAATGTAATTCGGTCATTATATTCAAACCCAAATTTGTGCTTCTTTACTAATAATAAATGTATTAAtcatataattatttaaatatgtTAATAAAATTTAATGATAATCTATTAGttgtatcaaaatcaattttttttaatctccaTGCAATgactatataatttttttgtcattatatatatatatatatatatatatatatatatatatatatatatacttacaTATCATGATTTCAAATTCCAGgctatttattttctttaacgTGATAACTAATTATTACTTCAAATTTGTTTTGCATTCCCTTAGCTTCTCAAGCCAAGTCCCCAACCCCAGCTCGGCTATTAGACGGCCAAGGTCTAAACCTCTGCATCGAACGGGCAGAGGAgttgtcccttttttttttttaaaaaaaaaaaaaagaaagaaagagagaaaaagggaggGGGACTggccggtcggcgctcttcttGATGTTGTtctgaaagagagaaagaagcagCAAGATTTCAGAGGCTCGTGTGTGAACGAGGTACGGGGTCTCTCTCTTCCACATCGCATGTCAGCAATCAATTTCGAGCGCCTTTGGCTGGTGGATATTTACCACGACTCGTTTCCCTTAACGAAAATTCCATGGAGTTTCTCTTCAAATTCATCATAATTGCGTGTTCTATAATTTTGCACCGAATCCGCtgcgttttatttatttatttttttgtttgattgATGGGATGTGTAATTCGAACCACTGTTTCTGCGCTTAGGGTTTGCTTTTATCTCTAGCGATCATCTTATTTCTTGTCTTAATTTTTGATCAATTAATATTAGTCTAGGCTAGAATCTGAGAGGAAATCGTTACTTTGGGATTCTTAAACCAAAGACGCACGATCTTGATGTTGTAGGGACGAGCTTTTGAAGGCTTCTCTCTGTCTCTAACTTCCTTTCCTA
The sequence above is drawn from the Phoenix dactylifera cultivar Barhee BC4 unplaced genomic scaffold, palm_55x_up_171113_PBpolish2nd_filt_p 000881F, whole genome shotgun sequence genome and encodes:
- the LOC120107488 gene encoding protein DJ-1 homolog A-like; the encoded protein is MTRAPLLSSRNLGSDGHASSRPSPPSALQKHLLSKHPGITSLPTALRELVVHGFSSPKKVLVPIANGTEPMEAVITIDVLRRAGADVTVASAEKDLRVEACWGIKIVADALVSDCTDSSFDLISLPGGMPGSATLRDCGALQSIVKKQAEKGGLYAAICAAPAVALGSWGLLQGLKATCYPSFMEKLPSEAIKVESRVQVDGRVATSRGPGTAIEFSLALVEQLYGKEKADEVAGPMVMRPHHGAEFAMTELNSIEWKINNTPQILVPIANGSEEMEAVMIIDILRRAKANVIVASVEDKLEIVASRKVKLVADMLLDEAVKLQYDLIVLPGGLGGAQAFSTSEKLVDLLKKQAKSKKLYGAICASPAMVLEPHGLLKGKKATAYPAMCNKLSDPSECENRVVVDGNLITSRGPGTSMEFALAIVEKLFGRQNALNLAKTLVFI